From the Halorhabdus utahensis DSM 12940 genome, one window contains:
- a CDS encoding DUF4382 domain-containing protein translates to MRQHTLHALVVAGVLLVAGCAGGLSGTPESATTGASQVSDSPTGAPTGGGSVAFYISDEQNAMGDFQHLNVTVTRVGFERAAEDKGGWVERDVDNATVDLTALQGPNATLIGQYNLSNGTYSTVFVHVGNVNATLQNGEEVRVKLPSEKLQIQKPFTVDNGSTVDFVFDITVHKAGKSGKYILKPVIGESGTDVPIEPTDDDEREDELQATFLGNVTRGDNATIDVKRGGEPVANATVLVNGNTVEPTDADGRTTFEVPDADEVAIEMTAGDAETELEAEFETHEADSEADTADDELTATFVGTVSQNATVSVMRGGNPVENATVVVNDEPVGTTGVDGQRTFEVPDAESLTVTVQVGDEEIELERGLEPSEG, encoded by the coding sequence ATGAGACAACATACCCTTCACGCACTGGTTGTCGCTGGTGTTCTCCTCGTGGCTGGCTGTGCCGGTGGGCTCTCCGGCACCCCCGAAAGCGCGACCACGGGTGCGAGTCAGGTCAGTGACTCGCCGACGGGAGCGCCAACTGGCGGTGGATCGGTGGCCTTCTACATCAGTGACGAACAGAACGCGATGGGGGACTTCCAGCACCTCAACGTCACAGTCACGCGCGTCGGCTTCGAACGTGCGGCCGAAGACAAGGGCGGCTGGGTCGAACGTGACGTCGACAACGCGACTGTTGATCTGACCGCGCTCCAGGGACCGAACGCCACACTCATCGGCCAGTACAACCTCTCGAACGGCACCTACTCCACGGTGTTTGTCCACGTCGGTAACGTGAATGCGACGTTGCAGAATGGCGAAGAAGTCCGCGTGAAACTCCCGAGTGAGAAACTCCAGATCCAGAAACCCTTCACGGTCGACAATGGATCGACGGTAGACTTCGTCTTCGACATCACCGTGCACAAGGCCGGCAAGAGCGGAAAGTACATCCTCAAACCGGTCATCGGCGAATCCGGCACGGACGTCCCGATCGAACCGACGGATGACGACGAACGGGAAGACGAACTACAAGCGACGTTCCTCGGCAACGTCACTCGGGGGGACAACGCCACGATCGACGTCAAACGCGGCGGCGAACCGGTCGCCAACGCCACGGTCCTCGTCAACGGCAACACGGTCGAACCGACCGATGCAGACGGACGGACCACTTTCGAGGTCCCGGACGCGGACGAGGTGGCGATCGAAATGACGGCCGGAGACGCCGAGACGGAACTCGAGGCCGAATTCGAAACCCATGAGGCGGACTCAGAGGCCGATACTGCCGACGACGAACTGACTGCGACGTTCGTCGGGACCGTCTCACAGAACGCGACAGTCTCCGTGATGCGGGGCGGCAATCCCGTCGAGAATGCGACGGTCGTCGTGAACGACGAACCGGTCGGGACGACTGGCGTCGACGGCCAACGCACGTTCGAAGTCCCGGACGCGGAATCGCTGACGGTGACTGTTCAGGTCGGTGACGAAGAGATCGAACTCGAACGGGGACTCGAACCTTCCGAAGGGTAA
- a CDS encoding NYN domain-containing protein, giving the protein MSLLGRFRGDRADGVGLYVDGPNVLREEFDVDLDDLRAIATEYGRIGAARLYLDEHATPGLIQAGEARGFAVVTTSGDVDVKLAVDATRAASEARIETLVIASRDTDFKPALEVAADRGCRTVAIAPGEHGRSDALSNTAHESHSLEG; this is encoded by the coding sequence ATGAGTCTGTTGGGCCGTTTCCGGGGTGACCGAGCGGACGGCGTCGGACTGTACGTCGACGGACCGAACGTCCTCCGGGAGGAGTTCGACGTCGACCTCGACGACCTGCGCGCGATCGCCACCGAATACGGTCGTATTGGGGCGGCCCGGCTCTATCTCGACGAACATGCCACCCCGGGCCTGATCCAGGCCGGCGAAGCCCGCGGCTTTGCGGTCGTCACAACCAGCGGCGACGTCGACGTCAAACTCGCCGTCGACGCGACGAGAGCCGCAAGCGAGGCTCGCATCGAAACGCTGGTGATCGCTTCCCGAGACACTGATTTCAAACCTGCGCTGGAGGTCGCGGCCGATCGGGGCTGTCGAACGGTTGCGATCGCGCCGGGCGAACACGGACGCTCCGATGCGCTGTCGAACACTGCCCACGAGAGCCATTCGCTCGAGGGCTGA
- a CDS encoding TatD family hydrolase, with translation MTDEPDTPILDDHLHLDPAHGRGIDAVEDFVNAGGTHLLVVNKPSWMLEDVGDDESIFRAVFETTIDVVERATEVLPGRAWPVLGVHPALISKLTGRGYTPDEARDIMQAGLDIAAEYVAEGPALALKSGRPHYDVGDPVWEASNDVMKHAFELGAETGCAVQLHTEGGQDFTEVAEWAENRGLPADRVVKHYSEGRLDGPTKSVLSNKDELEIAVEADEPFLMETDFIDDPDRPGAVLGPKTVPRRVEWMRAEGYDDAIRTAHVETPAAVYGIDTEATL, from the coding sequence ATGACCGACGAGCCCGACACGCCGATCCTGGATGATCATCTCCACCTCGATCCCGCGCACGGTCGTGGAATCGACGCCGTCGAGGACTTCGTCAATGCCGGCGGCACGCATCTGCTGGTCGTCAACAAACCCTCCTGGATGCTGGAAGACGTCGGCGACGACGAATCGATCTTCCGGGCGGTGTTCGAGACGACGATCGACGTCGTCGAACGAGCCACCGAGGTCCTGCCGGGCCGTGCTTGGCCGGTCCTCGGTGTCCATCCCGCGCTGATATCGAAGCTGACGGGACGGGGGTACACCCCCGACGAAGCCCGCGATATCATGCAAGCGGGCCTCGACATCGCGGCCGAGTACGTCGCCGAGGGTCCGGCACTCGCCCTCAAATCCGGTCGGCCGCACTACGACGTGGGCGATCCTGTCTGGGAAGCCTCGAACGACGTGATGAAACACGCCTTCGAGTTGGGTGCCGAAACCGGCTGTGCGGTCCAGCTCCACACGGAGGGCGGCCAGGACTTCACCGAGGTCGCCGAGTGGGCCGAAAACCGTGGTTTGCCGGCTGACCGCGTCGTCAAGCACTACTCGGAAGGCCGCCTCGACGGGCCGACCAAGAGCGTCCTCTCGAACAAGGACGAGCTGGAGATTGCCGTCGAAGCGGATGAGCCGTTCCTGATGGAGACCGACTTCATCGACGATCCCGATCGACCAGGGGCGGTGCTCGGCCCGAAGACTGTCCCCCGGCGGGTCGAATGGATGCGGGCGGAAGGCTACGACGATGCGATCCGCACAGCCCACGTCGAGACGCCCGCCGCAGTCTACGGGATCGACACCGAAGCGACGCTGTGA
- a CDS encoding metal-dependent hydrolase, which produces MELTWYGHSTWSVEVADTRLLIDPFFDNPKTSLSPTDVERPDFVLLTHGHADHIANVGAFPDATVVATPELASYIEAEHGNETVGMNLGGTVAAGEAFVTMHRADHTNGINTGYEIGSAGMPAGFVISDAEPTRKSDDETTAFYHAGDTGLMTEMRDVIAPFLEPDAAAIPIGDHFTMGPEQAAVAVDWLDVEDAFPMHYDTFPPIEQDAEAFAREVKAVGSDADVHVLDGDETFEL; this is translated from the coding sequence ATGGAACTCACCTGGTATGGTCATTCAACCTGGAGCGTCGAGGTTGCAGACACCCGCTTGCTGATCGATCCCTTCTTCGACAACCCGAAGACGTCGCTGTCGCCCACGGACGTCGAGCGCCCCGACTTCGTCCTGTTGACCCACGGCCACGCCGACCACATCGCAAACGTCGGCGCGTTCCCGGACGCGACCGTCGTCGCGACGCCGGAGCTAGCCAGTTATATCGAAGCCGAACACGGCAACGAGACCGTCGGGATGAACCTCGGCGGGACAGTCGCGGCCGGCGAGGCGTTCGTGACGATGCATCGGGCCGATCACACCAACGGCATCAACACGGGCTACGAGATCGGGTCGGCGGGGATGCCCGCCGGCTTCGTGATCTCCGACGCCGAACCGACCCGAAAGAGCGACGACGAGACGACGGCGTTCTACCACGCCGGCGACACCGGGCTGATGACGGAGATGCGCGACGTGATCGCCCCGTTCCTCGAACCCGACGCCGCGGCGATCCCGATCGGCGATCACTTCACGATGGGGCCGGAGCAGGCCGCCGTCGCCGTCGACTGGCTCGACGTCGAGGACGCCTTCCCGATGCACTACGACACGTTCCCGCCGATCGAGCAGGACGCCGAGGCGTTCGCCCGCGAGGTCAAAGCCGTCGGCAGCGACGCCGACGTTCACGTTCTCGACGGCGACGAGACCTTCGAGCTCTGA
- a CDS encoding S1C family serine protease, whose protein sequence is MLADRPSRRRFLHSLGAMAVLGLAGCVESPTGDVATSASEQSAPTTNTTVENQVDEPATDDRSRYADVYRSVSDSVVQIRVITPFGTAGTGSGFVYDERHLVTNEHVVSNAEELYVRYPSTGWREASVVGTDSDSDLAVLSVDEHPPAAGSLSLVEDEPAVGTEVVAIGNPYGLSGSVSAGIVSGVDRTLSSPGEFSIPDTIQTDAAVNPGNSGGPLVNLEGEVVGVISAGQGDNIGLAISSALTRNVVPALIETGSYEHPYLGIRLLDVTPAVAEANDLSEASGVYVTETIEGDPSDGVLQGATEETVVNGQSIPVGGDVITHIEGEPTPTSQQLGSVLALETQVGQPATIRVLRDGATETLEVTIGSRSEAE, encoded by the coding sequence ATGCTCGCTGATCGCCCTTCTCGACGGCGGTTTCTGCACTCTCTCGGTGCCATGGCCGTGCTCGGTCTCGCTGGCTGCGTCGAGTCACCGACCGGAGATGTCGCCACGTCTGCGTCCGAGCAGTCGGCACCGACGACGAACACTACCGTCGAAAACCAGGTTGACGAGCCCGCGACCGATGATCGGTCACGGTACGCCGACGTCTACCGATCAGTTAGCGATTCGGTTGTCCAGATCAGGGTCATCACGCCCTTTGGGACGGCGGGAACCGGCAGCGGGTTCGTCTACGACGAGCGCCACCTCGTGACGAACGAACACGTGGTTTCGAACGCCGAGGAACTGTACGTCCGCTATCCTTCGACCGGGTGGCGGGAGGCGTCTGTCGTCGGCACGGACAGCGATAGCGACCTTGCGGTCTTGTCCGTTGACGAGCACCCACCCGCCGCCGGTTCGTTGTCGCTCGTCGAAGACGAACCGGCTGTCGGAACCGAAGTGGTTGCGATCGGGAATCCATATGGACTCTCGGGGTCAGTCTCGGCGGGCATTGTCAGCGGTGTCGACCGGACACTGTCGAGCCCAGGCGAGTTCTCGATCCCCGATACGATTCAGACCGACGCAGCCGTGAATCCGGGCAACAGCGGAGGGCCGCTCGTCAACCTGGAGGGAGAGGTCGTCGGCGTCATCAGCGCCGGCCAGGGTGACAATATCGGACTGGCCATCTCCAGTGCGTTGACACGCAACGTCGTCCCGGCGTTGATCGAGACGGGTTCGTACGAGCATCCCTACCTCGGTATCCGGCTGCTCGACGTCACCCCAGCAGTGGCAGAAGCTAACGACCTTTCGGAAGCCTCGGGTGTCTACGTGACGGAGACCATCGAGGGCGATCCGTCGGACGGTGTTCTGCAAGGCGCGACCGAAGAAACGGTCGTCAATGGCCAATCGATACCCGTCGGCGGCGACGTGATCACGCATATCGAAGGCGAACCGACGCCGACCAGCCAGCAGTTGGGGAGCGTCCTCGCACTCGAAACCCAGGTCGGACAGCCGGCCACGATTCGGGTCCTTCGGGATGGTGCGACCGAGACGCTGGAAGTGACGATCGGATCTCGGAGCGAGGCGGAGTGA
- a CDS encoding DNA replication complex subunit Gins51 → MDLDEIQSVQSRERQTDSLQQLRDSFYEEAGQFVRSLRAERERAAEAAEDPFDSPKVARLSDDIDTAEQTLQAIYERRVGKVVKMASLAAADMPTEEEGLTTEERDLFEDLVDSIESNRQRVFDVLDGESMAVAGQTESPVDDDPSAASEGTTGERPPSTASSTDASDSTGAPPEPAESRSAATDDEVPAADLMRGSSTADGGQTDPDTGASSAPADDTKVPAAGGDGPDPTTRRDGGPPGSVAEDGDGSASTTADVERTTVRITSDVGEILGVDERTYDLVAEDVVTLPATNAEPLVERGAAETLR, encoded by the coding sequence ATGGACTTAGACGAGATCCAATCGGTACAGAGTCGCGAGCGCCAGACCGACAGCCTCCAGCAGCTTCGCGATTCGTTTTACGAGGAAGCCGGGCAGTTCGTCCGCTCGTTGCGGGCCGAGCGCGAGCGCGCGGCCGAGGCCGCCGAGGATCCGTTCGACTCTCCGAAAGTCGCCCGTCTCTCGGACGACATCGACACGGCCGAACAGACGCTGCAGGCCATCTACGAACGCCGCGTCGGCAAGGTCGTCAAAATGGCATCGCTCGCGGCCGCGGACATGCCCACCGAGGAAGAGGGACTCACAACCGAGGAGCGGGATCTTTTCGAGGATCTTGTGGATTCGATCGAATCGAACCGCCAGCGCGTGTTCGACGTCCTCGACGGCGAATCCATGGCTGTCGCCGGCCAGACCGAGTCCCCGGTCGATGATGACCCGTCGGCCGCCTCGGAAGGAACAACTGGGGAGCGCCCGCCCTCGACAGCGTCATCGACGGACGCGTCGGATTCGACCGGAGCGCCGCCTGAGCCAGCGGAGAGTCGCTCAGCAGCCACTGACGACGAGGTGCCCGCGGCCGACTTGATGCGTGGGAGTTCGACAGCCGACGGTGGACAAACGGATCCGGATACTGGAGCGTCGTCAGCACCAGCCGACGACACGAAAGTGCCGGCGGCTGGGGGCGATGGACCCGATCCGACGACGCGACGGGACGGCGGTCCGCCCGGTTCTGTGGCCGAAGACGGGGACGGCTCGGCGTCCACAACGGCCGATGTCGAACGGACGACCGTCCGGATCACGAGCGATGTCGGCGAGATACTCGGTGTCGACGAGCGTACCTACGATCTCGTGGCCGAAGACGTGGTCACGCTGCCGGCGACCAACGCCGAGCCCCTCGTCGAGCGCGGGGCTGCGGAGACGCTCCGGTAA
- the priS gene encoding DNA primase small subunit PriS, producing MEERTRAYLRGRFGDYYRRTEPLPPPDAHEREWGYIPWTDSPGETMVRHQSLLDMGDLESFLARERPRHVYFSAGRYTDPGAGSMSAKDWRGSDVVFDLDADHLPSVDPTQATYAEMLAACKDALFRLLDFLENDFGFEDLTIVFSGGRGYHVHVRDDGIQQLEREARREIVDYVRGIGLDLDGLVTTEMRGNVTARTLRTEGGWGKRVHEALLAFVDEVEALPEEQAMTRLQDLEGIGEGRAKTIRGAIEENREAIEDGNMEAGGPGIRKLVEAITGDVIEGQNAPIDEPVTTDTNRLIRLPGSLHGGSGLAVRKLSRDELAEFDPLVDAVPETFVGHEITVEVTAPGTVELGGDSFTLPEGVTSVPEYLGVFLMSRGRAEKGQE from the coding sequence ATGGAGGAGCGAACTCGCGCGTATCTTCGGGGCCGGTTCGGCGACTACTATCGACGGACCGAACCGCTACCGCCGCCGGACGCCCACGAACGCGAATGGGGCTACATCCCCTGGACCGACAGCCCCGGCGAAACGATGGTTCGCCACCAGTCGCTGCTGGATATGGGCGACCTCGAATCGTTCCTCGCCAGGGAACGACCACGGCACGTCTACTTCTCGGCCGGCCGGTACACGGACCCCGGCGCCGGGTCGATGAGCGCCAAGGACTGGCGCGGCTCGGACGTCGTCTTCGATCTGGACGCCGACCACCTGCCGTCGGTCGATCCCACCCAGGCCACCTACGCCGAGATGCTCGCTGCCTGCAAGGATGCACTCTTTCGCCTGCTTGACTTTCTGGAGAACGACTTCGGGTTCGAGGACCTGACGATCGTGTTCTCGGGCGGTCGCGGTTATCACGTTCACGTTCGCGACGACGGGATTCAACAGCTCGAACGCGAAGCCAGACGCGAGATTGTCGATTACGTACGCGGGATCGGACTCGATCTGGACGGGCTCGTGACGACCGAGATGCGCGGGAATGTGACCGCGCGCACACTCCGAACCGAGGGGGGATGGGGCAAGCGCGTCCACGAGGCACTGCTTGCCTTCGTCGACGAAGTCGAAGCACTCCCTGAGGAACAGGCCATGACCAGACTCCAGGACCTGGAGGGGATCGGCGAGGGGCGGGCGAAGACAATCCGTGGCGCGATCGAGGAAAACCGCGAGGCGATCGAAGACGGAAACATGGAGGCGGGCGGGCCGGGGATCCGCAAGCTCGTCGAGGCGATCACCGGGGACGTCATCGAGGGGCAAAACGCACCGATCGACGAACCGGTCACGACCGACACGAACCGACTCATCCGACTGCCGGGCAGCCTTCACGGCGGGAGTGGCCTTGCCGTCCGGAAGCTGTCCCGGGACGAACTTGCGGAGTTCGATCCGCTCGTCGATGCCGTCCCGGAGACGTTTGTCGGCCACGAGATCACCGTCGAAGTGACAGCTCCTGGAACCGTTGAACTCGGTGGCGATAGCTTTACACTCCCGGAGGGAGTTACTTCCGTTCCGGAGTACCTCGGCGTGTTCCTCATGAGTCGTGGACGCGCCGAGAAGGGCCAAGAGTGA
- a CDS encoding GNAT family N-acetyltransferase: MSVTVEATRVERGDDEFVDAAWNLKEHIRAEEGILRQRRRFFENAYRRSTVYVYYDRGHNSELIGFAAVRRDGYILFLAVDPTYRDEGFGKRLIARTAEDHQSVSCHARTTNQSAMQFYRHIGFEIKRRIDNYYEDGGDAYYLTLGDDDGIIDRLQGLLTR; this comes from the coding sequence GTGAGCGTCACCGTCGAAGCGACACGGGTCGAACGCGGCGACGACGAGTTCGTCGACGCCGCGTGGAATCTCAAAGAACACATCAGGGCCGAGGAAGGGATTCTGCGACAACGACGCCGGTTCTTCGAGAACGCCTACCGGCGCTCGACGGTCTACGTCTACTACGACCGGGGACACAATTCGGAGTTGATCGGGTTCGCTGCCGTTCGACGAGACGGGTACATTCTCTTTCTGGCGGTCGATCCGACCTATCGTGACGAAGGATTCGGCAAGCGTCTCATCGCTCGGACAGCCGAGGATCACCAATCAGTCTCCTGTCACGCACGGACGACCAATCAGTCCGCCATGCAGTTCTATCGCCACATCGGCTTCGAGATCAAACGACGGATCGACAACTACTACGAGGACGGTGGCGACGCCTACTACCTCACGCTCGGGGACGACGACGGCATCATCGATCGGTTGCAGGGTCTTCTCACTCGCTGA
- a CDS encoding DUF502 domain-containing protein, producing MSERIQPPHGTDVRERLKQSLVTGLTLTVPLLITVLVVSFIWGFIFGTLQPLTGSLQRVLGLSGDTPEILLQIISVVVVLVFLVIVGWIAESYSGAKAVERRFDRAMGTIPGIGSVYQTFNEMSELVLDADTESFQEIKLVEFPTEGSYATGFVTAETPDQIQQDTGHEGMLTIYVPLAPNPLMGGYVLHVTPDRCIDVDMSVEEGLKAIMTSGVAVGDTATADVESIEYPDSLPDGIVGTEWLSGTTAEDEAPGAEPSRTDDGQEDQP from the coding sequence ATGTCTGAGCGAATCCAGCCGCCGCATGGGACAGACGTCCGCGAGCGGCTGAAACAGTCGCTGGTGACTGGATTGACGCTGACGGTGCCGCTTTTGATCACTGTATTGGTGGTGAGCTTCATCTGGGGATTCATCTTCGGGACGCTCCAGCCGCTGACGGGGTCGCTCCAACGTGTGCTCGGTCTCAGCGGCGATACCCCGGAGATACTGCTCCAGATCATCTCTGTCGTGGTGGTGCTGGTGTTTCTGGTGATCGTCGGATGGATCGCCGAGTCATATTCGGGTGCCAAGGCGGTCGAACGTCGATTCGACCGCGCGATGGGGACCATCCCGGGTATCGGCAGCGTCTATCAGACGTTCAACGAGATGAGCGAACTGGTACTGGACGCCGACACGGAGAGCTTTCAGGAGATCAAACTCGTGGAGTTTCCGACGGAAGGGTCCTACGCCACGGGGTTCGTGACGGCCGAGACGCCCGACCAGATCCAACAGGACACTGGCCACGAAGGGATGTTGACGATCTACGTCCCGCTGGCTCCGAACCCGCTCATGGGTGGATACGTCCTCCACGTCACACCGGATCGATGTATCGATGTCGATATGAGCGTCGAGGAGGGGCTCAAGGCGATCATGACTAGCGGCGTCGCCGTCGGTGATACCGCGACCGCCGATGTGGAGTCAATCGAGTACCCGGACAGCCTGCCGGACGGGATCGTCGGGACCGAGTGGCTCTCGGGGACGACGGCTGAGGACGAAGCACCTGGAGCGGAACCGTCCCGGACCGACGACGGCCAAGAGGACCAGCCGTGA
- a CDS encoding archease: MSFDLRDHTADVAVESTGETIGDVFGATADGLAAAMCEDVPSNGDRFELSVTAESRESVLFDYLDELIYERDVRGVLPVDNRATVDHTGEEWSVEASARGVPLDAITAREVKAVTYSEMALEATDDGWHAYVVFDV, encoded by the coding sequence GTGAGCTTCGACCTGCGGGATCACACGGCGGACGTGGCAGTCGAGTCCACGGGCGAAACTATCGGTGACGTGTTTGGCGCGACAGCCGACGGCCTGGCCGCGGCGATGTGTGAAGACGTCCCCTCGAACGGCGACCGATTCGAGCTGTCCGTCACTGCTGAGAGTCGGGAGTCCGTCCTGTTCGATTATCTGGACGAACTCATCTACGAGCGCGACGTTCGGGGCGTCCTTCCGGTCGACAACCGGGCGACGGTCGACCACACCGGCGAGGAGTGGTCAGTCGAAGCCAGCGCTCGGGGCGTCCCACTTGACGCCATCACCGCCCGCGAGGTCAAGGCCGTCACGTATTCCGAGATGGCTCTCGAAGCAACTGACGACGGCTGGCACGCCTACGTCGTCTTCGATGTCTGA
- the katG gene encoding catalase/peroxidase HPI has product MRRSTQDWWPNQLDLTILDQNARDVSPYDADYDYAEAFEELDLEAVKEDLEELMTDSKDWWPADYGHYGPLFIRMAWHSAGTYRTTDGRGGAAGGRQRFPPLDSWPDNANLDKARRLLWPIKQKYGRKLSWADLIVLAGNVAMESMGFETFGFAGGREDDFAPDESVDWGPEMEMESSERFEDGELENPLGATVMGLIYVNPEGPDGEPAPEASAENIRESFSRMAMNDEETVALIAGGHTFGKVHGADSGDHLGPEPADAPIEEQGLGWDNEYGSGKGADTITSGIEGPWNTTPTEWDMGYIDNLLEYQWWPEKGPGGAWQWTTQNGELDESAPGVEDPDDKEDVMMLTTDIALKRDPDYREILERYQDNMMEFGINFAKAWYKLIHRDMGPPERFLGPEVPDETMIWQDPLPDADYDLVGDSEVADLKGTILDSDLSRSQLVKTAWAAASTYRDSDKRGGANGARIRLEPQKSWAVNEPDELETVLSTYEDIQAEFNDSRSDDVRVSLADLIVLGGNAAIEEAAADAGYDVTVPFEPGRTDAEPEQTDVESFEALKPEADGFRNYVGEEADRKPEEILVDNAELLNLTVPEMTVLLGGMRQLGATYGDTEKGVFTDQPGTLTNDFFVNVLDMDYEWEGTDDENVYEIRDRETGAVEWTGSRVDLIFGSNARLRAVSQAYAAEDGEEQFVSDFVDTWSKVMQLDRFDLE; this is encoded by the coding sequence ATGCGAAGGAGTACTCAAGACTGGTGGCCAAACCAGTTGGATCTGACAATTCTCGACCAGAACGCTCGCGACGTCAGTCCGTATGACGCGGACTACGACTACGCCGAAGCGTTCGAAGAACTCGATCTCGAAGCGGTCAAGGAAGATCTCGAAGAGCTGATGACCGATTCGAAGGACTGGTGGCCGGCCGATTACGGCCATTATGGTCCCCTCTTCATCCGGATGGCCTGGCACAGTGCCGGCACGTACCGCACCACGGACGGCCGTGGTGGGGCCGCGGGCGGCAGACAGCGGTTCCCGCCGCTTGACAGCTGGCCGGACAACGCGAACCTGGATAAGGCACGGCGACTGCTCTGGCCGATCAAGCAAAAGTACGGCCGGAAGCTCTCGTGGGCTGACCTGATCGTTCTGGCCGGCAACGTCGCCATGGAGTCGATGGGCTTCGAGACGTTCGGCTTCGCCGGCGGCCGCGAGGACGACTTCGCCCCCGACGAGTCGGTCGACTGGGGGCCGGAAATGGAGATGGAGTCCTCCGAACGCTTCGAGGACGGCGAACTCGAGAACCCCCTCGGCGCGACCGTCATGGGCCTCATCTACGTGAACCCGGAAGGCCCGGACGGCGAACCGGCCCCGGAAGCCTCGGCGGAGAACATCCGGGAGTCCTTCAGCCGGATGGCGATGAACGACGAGGAGACGGTCGCGCTCATCGCCGGCGGCCACACGTTCGGGAAAGTCCACGGTGCCGACTCCGGTGACCACCTCGGTCCCGAGCCCGCGGATGCCCCAATCGAGGAACAGGGCCTCGGCTGGGACAATGAGTACGGCTCGGGCAAGGGCGCGGACACTATCACCAGCGGAATCGAGGGGCCCTGGAACACCACGCCGACCGAGTGGGACATGGGCTACATCGACAACCTTCTCGAGTACCAGTGGTGGCCCGAGAAGGGCCCCGGCGGCGCGTGGCAGTGGACCACCCAGAACGGCGAACTCGACGAGTCCGCCCCCGGCGTCGAGGACCCCGACGACAAGGAGGACGTGATGATGCTCACGACCGACATCGCGCTGAAGCGCGATCCGGATTACCGGGAGATCCTCGAACGCTACCAGGACAACATGATGGAGTTCGGGATCAACTTCGCGAAGGCGTGGTACAAGCTGATCCACCGCGACATGGGTCCGCCCGAGCGTTTCCTCGGTCCGGAAGTACCCGACGAGACCATGATCTGGCAGGATCCCCTGCCGGACGCCGACTACGATCTGGTCGGCGACAGCGAGGTCGCGGATCTCAAGGGGACGATCCTCGACTCGGATCTCTCCCGCTCCCAGCTGGTCAAGACCGCCTGGGCCGCTGCCTCGACGTACCGCGACAGCGACAAGCGGGGCGGTGCCAACGGTGCTCGGATCCGACTGGAACCCCAGAAGAGCTGGGCGGTCAACGAGCCCGACGAGCTGGAGACGGTCCTCTCGACGTACGAGGACATCCAGGCCGAGTTCAACGACTCCCGGTCCGACGACGTCCGTGTCTCGCTCGCGGACCTGATCGTCCTCGGTGGGAACGCGGCCATCGAGGAGGCCGCTGCGGACGCCGGCTACGACGTGACGGTGCCCTTCGAGCCCGGCCGAACCGACGCCGAGCCCGAACAGACTGACGTCGAGTCCTTCGAGGCGCTGAAGCCCGAAGCCGACGGCTTCCGCAATTACGTCGGCGAAGAGGCCGACCGCAAGCCCGAAGAGATCCTGGTGGACAACGCCGAGTTGTTGAACCTGACCGTCCCCGAGATGACGGTCCTCCTCGGCGGCATGCGCCAGTTGGGCGCGACCTACGGCGACACCGAGAAGGGCGTTTTCACCGATCAGCCCGGCACGCTCACGAATGACTTCTTCGTGAACGTCCTCGACATGGACTACGAGTGGGAAGGGACCGACGACGAGAACGTCTACGAGATCCGTGACCGCGAGACGGGTGCGGTCGAGTGGACAGGCTCGCGTGTCGATCTCATTTTCGGGTCGAACGCCCGACTTCGTGCCGTCTCGCAGGCGTACGCCGCCGAGGACGGCGAGGAGCAGTTCGTCTCGGACTTCGTCGACACCTGGAGCAAGGTCATGCAGCTTGACCGCTTCGATCTCGAATAA